ACCAATCACCGGCGTGGTGCAATGATGAtggccattttcatttgtgaaactatgcaacttgcagagtgactagtttggtgctctgaaaaaagaccacattgtagttgtaccttagcatcactgtgccgaaatgaaaatatcacagtgcaaacactatgcggtaacacttcataatgagtgcagtaagctacaaaacatagtgaagcaatataaatatcacagtacaaaacccatacacagaaatcgacaactacttgtaatgattccagtgtcttcgaaatgtgtaaataaaagaaagcacgctggcgttgcagctggattagtataaatagaaagaggaaaatactacgatacaaaaatgggtgcacgcattacacctttcgtccaaaaaatcctcctgcattactcatacaaggcaacaatgaaacttaaacagtaaaactcaaaatgaagcaacaataagtgcataaaatgaaagtgaagatataaaactcaaagaacaataaataaacaagataaattgaactcataaaacaataaatgactaaaatgaaattgaataggtgaaaataaacaataaattaattCCTCCTTTCTTGTTGCAGGTGGCCAGCTACGACTAGTGCCAGGGAGCGCACCTTCTCCAGTATGCCCTCCTGAGCCGCTGCCGTCCTCTCTGCCGCGATGGCGAGCCGGGTGATGGATTGTTCGATCCTTCGCAGCACCTGAAATGAATAATTGTGGTGGAATTGTTCATatgagttgctgattactcgcaaccagctcatcgctggaagctgttgttgtcaagaattgcaacgtgcacaacaattgcccacctccctcgctgtagccactgtagTGTCTATCCTcctaacacatcacatatcctatggcaatgccatccaaaactaccccccttacccaaaccttctaccccttcctccgagtggctgaccgccgcaaccacccttcacgaccaacgattccttggggacttcatcggcctagcgctgaagcatgccgcaagcgacgccctggactcggggcactgatgcattttttatcacagaataaaaaaaagtgatttctctctctctctctctgttgaagaGCCACTGGCCTGATGGCATCCTTTGGCAGTGTCACGCGTCATGTACAAGCTATGCCCTCTTCGTTTGGGCAGACAAGGACCTGTTGGAACTACTTTTCAGTCATCTACTCAAATTCATCTCTTACCACCAAACAACCCTTTTCAGGGCCAACCAACCTTTTGCCCGGCTGTTGATCGTTGGCAAGATAGGATACCGAGTCCTTAATACAGcgcatatttcttatttacatcaaAAGTTGGCTTGTTTTCCAGATTCATGATTCACTTATGATAACAGAGCATAAATAATATTTATGTCCTTCACGTAAAATGACACCGAAGGATCTACCAACCTAAAGCTTCCGACgctattttcctgttcaccaacagtgtcgcgttctgctaaaggtaccacttacagataatggcaaactctaagtcggcaccgttcaggaacgcatgatattacgccggcagtgtgcttacctcttggtagggtaggtcggtgacgccacggaagcggaccgcgcccgtcagctggagcactcggccccggaagccgggtgcgcgaccccctccagtgcttctgaaaatacacacCAATGTCGAAGGACAAATCGCCCGGACCATTCGACGGTCACTCACATTTGCTCTTGGGCTATAGCGGTAGCATCGCGGCGGGCCTCGTAGACCTGCTGCTTCCTCCACTGGTCGACCGTTTTCACAACGGGCCCTTCCGCGTTCAGCAcgtcggccagctgctgccacagccgtcGTCGGTCGACAAGGCTGAAGCCCGGCCCCAGCTCGCTGGATCTTAAAGCCAGCTGGAGATGCGGCTCCATAAAAGCGAGCACCGTCTCCCGCTGGCCCTCGGAAACGCGCGGTCCCATAACGGGTGCAGAAGCCGGCACGTTTTCCTACATGGCTCTCCGCACGTAACGGCTCGACCGAACCAACCGCTTCAAAACTCGCGCCGTTTGAATTTTAATAGTGGTGGagacatgcatacaagcattgcttgaaacggggtagtggatagcgccaccactaaacgtttcgcaaaattgcgacaccacctagcgccatttcaagacaTTAACCGCAATAATTTGTTTAACTCGTTCCGCATTCCAAACTGAATCTTTGAAAAGCAACACCAACACATTTTGCTACTCATTCATAATAGCCAGATATTTCTCAACATGTTAGAAACGCTTCTAAGTATGTTATACGGTCCCCAAGCAGACGTCAAAAGCGTGACGCAGGCGTCCACTTCGCTCATTGGCTCTTTGCTTCCTCTCgtcctcgcgaacatggcggaccgcctatttcgtgacgtaaagaacgaaccgcctccgttccattttggaacgcgtacaaaatcgcgCCCCTAACTTGCCCTCCTATGTGAACTGGAAATAGTTAAATAACGTTGGCTATCGGCCTTGAACTGAGGTATGCATGTCTCTCAATGCTGACTGTTGAAAACATCAACACATTATCGGCTATATTGTCATAGTGCTTAAATGTGTGTTTAGGCCATGCACTGTGCAGGATTGCCTTATATATATTGTTATTTTCGGTTGGTTTGACCGGCAGTGGCGTAGGCAGAGGTGCTATCCTAGTTTTTGAAGTACAGGTATCCAGAGTGCTTGAAATGTTTGTTTAGAAATGTAGTGAGAACTGGAAAGGCTAAACCACATTAGAAGTTTCGGATGCAAATTGAATATACTCTTATCTCAAATCAAAGTGTTCAAGGATTGATTATCAATTTCATttactattttatttatttacaaatacctcacaggcctCATCAGAGCATTGTGTAAGAGGGGGTCAAATACAAAAGCAAGTAGTATTAGGATAACAATAAAAAACATAAATGCTAGATACAGGTAAGTACAAAACTAGAGGTCACATAAAAAAAGATTACAAGATATGGCAATTCGTGAATGATGATATTGTtacagagcgacgaagaagacgtttggtcatgacttgaagaagacgacgctctggacttcgcgagctatgatcttgtcagccgctgccatacttgtaaatacagtgtaaatatttcttgcttctttccccgtaacatttttggtggaggtgcgggctcAAGGACAAgaggatttacgcagc
The genomic region above belongs to Dermacentor silvarum isolate Dsil-2018 unplaced genomic scaffold, BIME_Dsil_1.4 Seq6916, whole genome shotgun sequence and contains:
- the LOC125941950 gene encoding uncharacterized protein LOC125941950; amino-acid sequence: MGPRVSEGQRETVLAFMEPHLQLALRSSELGPGFSLVDRRRLWQQLADVLNAEGPVVKTVDQWRKQQVYEARRDATAIAQEQISTGGGRAPGFRGRVLQLTGAVRFRGVTDLPYQEVLRRIEQSITRLAIAAERTAAAQEGILEKVRSLALVVAGHLQQERRN